The following are encoded together in the Cheilinus undulatus linkage group 3, ASM1832078v1, whole genome shotgun sequence genome:
- the LOC121507110 gene encoding interferon-inducible GTPase 5-like gives MDDPCDLNTEEIKEALKNNDIVLAVKKIKKHLENMDQIPLNIAVTGESGSGKSTFVNAFRGIGDDAEGAAPTGPVETTMEATQYPHPVYPNVILWDLPGIGTPTFSAAEYLKKVKFEKFDFFIIISADRFRENDVKLAKEIQRMEKKFYFVRSKIDNDIRAERRKRNFNEQQTLEKIKNNCIQGLKNQGFENPQVFLVSSFELKLYDFHLLEETLEEELPEHKRDVLLYAMPNISLEIINKKKKALKANIKYIACLSATVACVPVPGVSLVVDLAILVTTAKKYKNTLGLDDRSLQNLAWSANVPVEDLRAVMKSPLARAEISKELIMKVLSASAVQFTSITVEEVSRISPIIGTFIAASLSCASTYMALSLILNTLADDVQRVFKRALGSASSE, from the exons ATGGATGATCCATGTGATTTAAATactgaagaaataaaagaggCTCTGAAAAACAATGACATAGTCTTAGCTGtcaaaaagatcaaaaagcATTTGGAGAATATGGATCAAATTCCTCTCAATATTGCCGTCACTGGAGAGTCTGGCTCTGGTAAATCCACCTTCGTCAATGCTTTTAGAGGCATAGGTGATGATGCTGAGGGAGCTGCTCCTACTGGTCCTGTAGAAACCACCATGGAGGCAACACAGTACCCTCACCCAGTCTATCCCAATGTTATACTCTGGGATCTCCCTGGTATCGGCACCCCAACATTTTCAGCTGCTGAATACCTGAAGAAGGTGAAGTTTGAGAAGTTTGacttcttcatcatcatctcagCTGATCGCTTCAGAGAAAATGATGTGAAGCTGGCCAAAGAGATTCAGAGGATGGAGAAGAAGTTCTACTTTGTTCGCTCAAAGATTGACAATGACATTCGTGctgagagaagaaagagaaactTTAATGAACAACAGACCCTAGAGAAGATAAAGAATAACTGTATTCAAG GTCTGAAGAATCAAGGTTTTGAAAACCCCCAAGTCTTCCTGGTGTCCAGCTTTGAACTTAAGCTGTATGATTTCCATCTGTTAGAGGAAACCCTGGAGGAGGAGCTCCCTGAACACAAGAGAGATGTTCTGCTGTATGCCATGCCAAATATCAGTCTGGAGATAATCAACAAGAAGAAAAAGGCTTTGAAGGCTAACATAAAATACATTGCCTGTTTATCTGCCACAGTGGCATGTGTACCAGTTCCTGGAGTCTCTCTTGTTGTTGATCTAGCCATCCTGGTGACCAcagccaaaaaatacaaaaatactttGGGTCTTGATGACAGGTCACTGCAAAATCTTGCTTGGAGTGCAAATGTACCTGTGGAGGATCTCAGAGCAGTGATGAAATCACCACTGGCTAGAGCAGAAATAAGCAAAGAGCTCATAATGAAGGTGCTCTCCGCGTCAGCAGTTCAGTTCACTTCAATCACAGTAGAGGAGGTGTCCAGAATTTCCCCAATCATAGGTACCTTTATAGCAGCAAGTCTCTCTTGTGCCTCCACCTACATGGCTCTCAGTTTAATCCTCAACACGCTGGCAGATGATGTACAGAGGGTTTTCAAAAGAGCCCTGGGTTCGGCCTCCTCAGAGTGA